The Clostridium sporogenes genome contains a region encoding:
- a CDS encoding arsenosugar biosynthesis-associated peroxidase-like protein — protein MNTYYDPQDLIKFETIGEDAPGLWDKFLDYYGEVFKEGNLTAREKAIIALAVAHALQCPYCIDSYTQTCLEQGVNKEQMMEAIHVAAAIRGGATLVHGVQMKNVANKLEL, from the coding sequence ATGAATACTTATTACGATCCACAGGATCTTATAAAGTTTGAAACAATTGGAGAAGATGCCCCTGGATTATGGGACAAATTTCTTGACTATTATGGTGAGGTTTTTAAAGAAGGGAATTTAACTGCTCGTGAAAAAGCAATTATAGCTTTAGCAGTAGCACACGCATTACAATGCCCTTATTGCATAGATTCTTATACTCAAACTTGTTTAGAACAGGGCGTAAATAAAGAACAAATGATGGAAGCAATTCATGTAGCCGCTGCAATTCGTGGAGGTGCTACTTTAGTTCATGGTGTTCAAATGAAAAATGTAGCAAATAAATTAGAACTTTAA
- the arsS gene encoding arsenosugar biosynthesis radical SAM (seleno)protein ArsS (Some members of this family are selenoproteins.) yields MNNKSYLDKLDCIPSFESKVTNKDFCKTNKSLTTMQINIGKLCNLACRHCHVEAGPSRTEIMNLETMKDCLQVFKENNFSILDITGGAPEMNPNLEWLIKEAIKIGAKIIIRSNLVILKEEKYKHLLKFYLENKVEVVCSLPYYSAKDTDRQRGEGVFNESINILKKLNKLGYGKDESLVLNLVYNPGGAFLPPPQESLELQYKQKLKKEYGIIFNHLFTITNNPVGRFGAFLKRSNNLEGYMERLSNSFNSSTIENMMCRNQLSIGWDGKLYDCDFNQTLGWTINGKNHISMLKGNPIEKRQISLGNHCYACTAGSGSSCGGSTT; encoded by the coding sequence ATGAATAATAAAAGTTATTTAGATAAATTAGATTGTATTCCTAGCTTTGAAAGCAAAGTGACTAATAAAGATTTTTGTAAAACTAATAAATCCTTAACAACAATGCAGATAAATATTGGAAAGCTTTGTAATTTAGCCTGTAGACATTGCCATGTAGAAGCAGGTCCAAGCCGTACAGAAATTATGAATTTAGAAACTATGAAAGATTGTCTACAGGTTTTTAAAGAAAATAATTTTTCTATTTTAGACATTACTGGAGGAGCTCCAGAAATGAATCCTAATTTAGAGTGGCTTATTAAAGAAGCTATAAAAATAGGAGCTAAGATTATTATACGCTCAAATTTAGTTATATTAAAAGAGGAAAAATATAAACATTTACTAAAATTTTATTTGGAAAATAAGGTAGAAGTGGTATGTTCTCTTCCATATTATAGTGCTAAAGATACAGATAGACAGCGTGGTGAAGGAGTTTTTAATGAAAGTATTAATATATTAAAAAAATTAAACAAGCTAGGATATGGTAAAGATGAATCTCTAGTTTTAAATCTTGTATACAATCCGGGAGGAGCTTTTTTACCACCACCTCAAGAATCCCTAGAATTACAATATAAACAAAAATTGAAAAAAGAATATGGAATAATATTTAATCATTTATTTACAATTACTAATAATCCTGTAGGCCGTTTTGGAGCATTTCTTAAAAGAAGTAATAACTTAGAAGGATATATGGAAAGACTTTCAAATAGTTTTAACTCATCAACAATAGAAAATATGATGTGTAGAAATCAGCTATCTATTGGCTGGGATGGAAAGCTCTATGATTGTGACTTCAACCAAACATTAGGATGGACTATTAATGGTAAAAATCATATTAGTATGCTAAAAGGTAATCCCATTGAAAAACGGCAAATTTCTTTAGGAAACCATTGCTATGCTTGTACTGCTGGTAGTGGATCAAGTTGTGGCGGATCTACTACATAA
- a CDS encoding tetratricopeptide repeat protein, whose protein sequence is MKCINFNNFKWEKENLQRKKYEYDAEKFFSNGYYSSNSKEKMKFYTIAIKLNPSFVNAYFNRAELYKELEKYNKAIEDYNKILELDPKDKDCYNNRAIVYYLIKDYNKALKDLDKLVSMDKHYKNIYFNRGMIFLGIADYKRAAIEFTKAIHEDSKDSEAYENRAFAYYNLKKYSPSIKDYTNAIKLTPENKNIYLNRGTIYYKIKNYEKAISDYMKALNSKEKDPSFYHEVYTNCSDKLNKKIVPFVNFK, encoded by the coding sequence ATGAAATGTATAAATTTTAATAACTTTAAATGGGAAAAAGAAAACTTGCAAAGAAAAAAATATGAATATGATGCGGAAAAGTTTTTTTCTAATGGCTACTATTCCTCGAATTCAAAAGAAAAAATGAAGTTTTATACTATAGCAATAAAGCTTAACCCTAGTTTTGTAAATGCTTATTTTAATAGAGCTGAGTTATATAAAGAATTAGAAAAATATAATAAAGCTATAGAGGATTATAACAAAATTTTAGAATTAGATCCTAAAGATAAAGATTGTTACAATAATAGAGCTATTGTATATTATTTAATAAAAGATTATAATAAAGCCCTAAAAGACTTAGATAAATTAGTTTCCATGGATAAACATTATAAAAACATATATTTTAATAGAGGTATGATTTTCTTAGGAATAGCTGATTATAAAAGAGCAGCCATTGAGTTTACAAAAGCTATACATGAAGACTCAAAAGATAGTGAAGCCTATGAAAATAGAGCTTTTGCTTACTATAATTTAAAAAAATATTCCCCTTCTATAAAAGACTATACTAATGCTATTAAACTCACACCTGAAAATAAAAATATTTACTTAAATAGAGGAACTATATATTATAAAATAAAAAACTATGAAAAGGCTATATCTGACTATATGAAAGCTTTAAATTCTAAAGAAAAAGATCCTTCTTTTTATCATGAAGTTTATACTAATTGTAGTGATAAACTTAATAAAAAAATTGTACCCTTTGTTAATTTCAAATAA
- a CDS encoding potassium/proton antiporter, producing the protein MDVLLISGVILFLCVISSKVLYKYGVPTLIIFLAMGMIMGSEGLGGIYFDNSQLASKLCNFGLLFIMFSGGFETNWKTAKPVAFASTVLATIGVALTALLVGIFAHYFLGMTFLEGMLLGSIISSTDAASVFSILRSKNLNLKNSLAPMLEMESGSNDPMAYMLTTIFLGLMTGNEQNIAMLLITQILIGVLVGFLVGKISLWLINNINLDIEGLYSVLAISVALLSYSIANALMGNGFLAVYITGLVMGNSKLVQKVSLVRYFDGISWLMQILLFFTLGLLVFPSQLLKVALSGTVTAAFIIFIARPIAVFLVLTLFKKPIKDKLLVSWVGFRGVASIVFATYPLIAGLPVADEIFNIVFFVALVSVLVQGTLFIPIAKKLNLVGEEETVLKTFNDYEELPVELLEINIDKNSKLVGKAIEDMGIPRDVLIIMVRRGEKIITPNGTTVIKANDTIVFSAEDKDKLLKIDEKLKLA; encoded by the coding sequence ATGGATGTTTTATTAATCTCTGGTGTGATTTTATTTCTATGTGTAATCTCAAGTAAAGTTTTATATAAGTATGGTGTGCCTACGCTTATTATATTTCTTGCAATGGGCATGATAATGGGATCGGAAGGCTTAGGAGGAATTTATTTTGATAATTCTCAATTAGCCAGTAAGTTATGTAATTTTGGACTTTTATTTATTATGTTTTCTGGTGGATTTGAAACAAACTGGAAAACAGCCAAACCTGTGGCTTTTGCATCTACAGTTCTTGCTACTATTGGAGTAGCGCTAACAGCTCTTCTTGTAGGTATTTTTGCTCATTATTTTCTTGGTATGACTTTTCTTGAAGGAATGTTGCTGGGTTCAATTATTTCCTCTACAGACGCAGCTTCTGTATTTTCTATTTTGCGTTCTAAAAATTTAAATCTAAAAAACAGTTTAGCTCCTATGTTGGAAATGGAAAGTGGGTCAAATGATCCAATGGCATATATGTTAACTACCATTTTTTTAGGCCTTATGACAGGTAACGAGCAAAATATAGCAATGCTTCTTATAACACAAATATTAATAGGAGTTTTGGTGGGATTTTTAGTAGGGAAAATTTCCTTGTGGTTAATTAATAATATAAACCTTGATATCGAGGGTCTTTATTCTGTTTTGGCTATTAGTGTTGCTTTATTATCCTATTCTATAGCCAATGCACTCATGGGAAATGGATTTTTAGCAGTTTATATTACAGGGTTAGTTATGGGAAATAGTAAACTTGTGCAAAAGGTAAGTTTAGTTCGTTATTTTGATGGTATATCTTGGCTTATGCAAATTCTACTATTCTTTACTTTAGGATTATTAGTTTTTCCATCTCAATTATTAAAGGTAGCATTAAGTGGAACTGTAACTGCAGCTTTTATTATATTTATAGCACGTCCAATAGCAGTATTTCTTGTATTAACATTATTTAAAAAACCTATAAAAGATAAGTTACTTGTGTCCTGGGTTGGATTCCGTGGTGTGGCCTCTATTGTTTTCGCTACTTATCCATTAATAGCGGGACTTCCAGTAGCAGATGAAATATTTAATATAGTATTCTTTGTGGCTTTAGTATCTGTTTTAGTTCAAGGAACACTTTTCATTCCTATAGCTAAGAAGCTTAATCTAGTAGGAGAGGAAGAAACGGTGCTTAAAACTTTTAATGATTATGAAGAGCTTCCAGTGGAATTATTAGAAATTAATATTGATAAAAACAGTAAATTGGTAGGTAAAGCTATAGAGGATATGGGGATACCAAGGGATGTTTTAATAATTATGGTTAGAAGAGGGGAAAAAATTATTACTCCTAATGGAACAACTGTAATTAAAGCAAATGATACAATTGTATTTTCAGCAGAAGATAAAGATAAGTTATTAAAGATAGATGAAAAATTAAAGCTTGCATAG
- the htpG gene encoding molecular chaperone HtpG codes for METKQFKAESKRLLDLMINSIYTHKEIFLRELISNASDAIDKIYYKTLTDDSLKFERDDYYIKVISDKENRILKIADTGIGMTKEELENNLGVIAKSGSLQFKKENEVKEGYDIIGQFGVGFYSAFLVSDDVTVISKAFGEDKAYKWNSKGAEGYTIEPCEKESYGTEIILKIKDNTEEENYDEFLDEYTLKSIIKKYSDFIRYPIKMDLTKTKPKEDNKEEFEEYKEEETINSMVPIWRKNKNELKAEDYENFYAEKHYGFDKPIKYIHTSVDGVVSYNAILFIPETTPYDFYTKEYEKGLELYSSGVLIMNKCGDLLPDYFGFVKGIVDSEDLSLNISREILQHDRQLKLIAKNIKTKIKNELESLLKKEREKYEKFYESFGRQLKYGIYSDFGSNKEILQDLLMFYSSKEKKMVTLDEYVSRMPEDQKYIYYAVGESNERIEKLPQIEGVLDKGYEVLYFTDDIDEFAIKMLMNYKEKEFKSVSSGDLGIEGEEKENTSSSEDKENKELFESMKDILSGKVKDVRASKRLKNHPVCLANEGELSIEMEKVLNAMPNNENIKADKVLEININHDVFKSLKEAYEGDKDKLKLYTDLLYNQALLIEGLTINDPVEFTNNICKIMK; via the coding sequence ATGGAAACTAAACAATTCAAAGCGGAATCTAAAAGACTTTTAGATCTTATGATTAACTCAATTTATACTCATAAGGAGATTTTTTTAAGGGAACTTATTTCCAATGCTAGTGATGCTATTGATAAAATTTATTACAAAACTCTAACAGATGATTCCTTAAAATTTGAAAGGGATGATTACTATATTAAAGTAATTTCTGATAAGGAAAATAGAATATTAAAAATTGCTGATACTGGTATTGGTATGACAAAGGAAGAGCTTGAGAATAATCTTGGGGTTATAGCTAAGAGTGGATCTTTGCAATTTAAAAAAGAAAATGAAGTAAAAGAAGGCTACGACATAATAGGTCAATTTGGTGTAGGCTTTTATTCAGCTTTTTTAGTATCTGATGATGTTACAGTTATAAGTAAAGCCTTTGGAGAGGATAAGGCTTACAAATGGAATTCAAAGGGAGCTGAGGGTTACACTATAGAACCTTGTGAAAAGGAATCCTATGGTACAGAAATTATACTTAAAATTAAAGATAATACAGAAGAAGAAAACTATGATGAGTTTTTAGATGAATATACATTAAAATCTATAATCAAAAAATACTCTGATTTTATTAGATACCCAATAAAAATGGATTTAACAAAGACAAAACCTAAAGAGGACAATAAAGAGGAATTTGAAGAATACAAAGAAGAAGAAACTATAAATAGTATGGTTCCTATTTGGAGAAAGAATAAAAATGAGCTAAAAGCAGAGGATTATGAGAATTTTTATGCTGAAAAGCATTATGGTTTTGATAAACCAATAAAATATATTCATACTAGTGTTGATGGAGTAGTAAGTTACAATGCTATTTTATTTATCCCAGAAACAACACCTTATGATTTCTATACAAAAGAATATGAAAAAGGTCTAGAGCTATATTCAAGCGGTGTTTTAATTATGAATAAGTGCGGAGATTTATTACCAGACTATTTTGGGTTTGTTAAAGGTATAGTAGATTCTGAGGATTTATCTCTTAACATATCTAGAGAAATACTACAACATGATAGACAATTAAAGCTGATTGCTAAAAACATAAAAACTAAAATTAAAAATGAATTAGAAAGCTTATTAAAAAAGGAAAGAGAAAAGTATGAAAAATTCTATGAATCCTTTGGTAGACAATTAAAATATGGTATTTACAGTGATTTTGGAAGTAACAAAGAGATACTACAGGATCTATTAATGTTCTATTCCTCTAAAGAGAAAAAGATGGTTACTTTGGATGAATATGTTTCTAGAATGCCAGAGGACCAAAAATATATTTATTATGCTGTAGGGGAATCTAATGAAAGAATTGAAAAACTTCCACAAATAGAAGGAGTATTAGATAAAGGCTATGAAGTACTATATTTTACAGATGATATAGATGAATTTGCTATTAAAATGCTTATGAATTATAAAGAGAAAGAATTCAAATCTGTATCAAGTGGTGACTTAGGTATAGAAGGTGAGGAGAAAGAAAATACATCTAGCTCTGAGGATAAAGAAAACAAAGAATTGTTTGAATCTATGAAGGATATTTTATCAGGAAAAGTTAAAGATGTTAGAGCCTCAAAAAGATTAAAAAATCATCCAGTATGCTTAGCAAATGAGGGTGAGCTTTCAATTGAAATGGAGAAAGTATTAAATGCTATGCCTAACAATGAAAACATAAAAGCAGATAAAGTTTTAGAAATAAATATAAATCATGATGTATTTAAGTCATTAAAAGAAGCTTACGAAGGAGATAAAGATAAACTTAAATTATACACAGATTTATTGTACAATCAAGCCTTACTTATAGAAGGATTAACAATAAATGATCCAGTAGAATTTACAAATAATATTTGTAAAATAATGAAATAG
- a CDS encoding MutS-related protein, with protein sequence MNKKVALNWAKIQYEEGDDKERKFKNIRKFFDMKEKQDYTIDDETWSDMDMDRVYSKLDRNSSTLGESVLYYMLRNPLNNEEKLKSRNNLIQLFKEDINLRDKLLIIYYELGRDRKNTFLDMIESELVVNKIKYYLYTLLGKIFPLIAILLTVFVNANYAKYIAISAGLNMFVNYMERNTIKSRGIIYLRGIVKAAKKIASIKNNGLSYYTDNINNNLKQVKSIDRGTFLIGFVNMWQGLFEAICVIFLVEECAYYKISEVLKDKKEYIMNIFYILGELEVLLSISGYQKNLNESYVNPIFTKEVSLDIKEGIHPLLDKPIANSISIKDKGIVLTGTNMSGKSTFLRMLGINILLSQTFYFALAKEYKASFFNIVSSISPNDDLSKGKSYYMAEAEGILRIVKALEKDLPVFCPIDEIFRGTNPIERIAMSAEILSYLQNGRTVSIVATHDRELVDILKDSYEFYYFSESVDSKNGLNFDYKLKVGVSNTRNAIRLLEYIDYPKEVTEKAYKRAETIKGFI encoded by the coding sequence TTGAATAAAAAAGTAGCTTTAAATTGGGCAAAAATACAATATGAAGAAGGTGATGATAAAGAAAGAAAATTTAAGAATATAAGAAAATTTTTTGATATGAAAGAAAAACAGGATTATACCATTGATGATGAAACCTGGTCTGATATGGATATGGATAGAGTCTATTCAAAATTAGATAGAAATTCTAGTACTTTAGGGGAATCTGTTTTATATTATATGCTTAGAAACCCCTTAAATAATGAAGAAAAATTAAAAAGCAGGAATAATCTAATTCAGCTATTTAAAGAGGATATAAATTTAAGAGATAAGCTTTTAATTATATACTATGAATTAGGTAGAGATAGAAAAAATACCTTTTTAGATATGATAGAAAGTGAATTAGTAGTAAATAAAATAAAATATTATCTATATACACTATTAGGCAAAATCTTTCCTTTAATAGCTATCCTTCTTACTGTATTTGTAAATGCAAATTATGCTAAATATATAGCTATTTCTGCTGGTTTAAATATGTTTGTTAATTATATGGAAAGAAATACAATAAAATCTAGAGGAATTATATATTTAAGAGGAATTGTAAAGGCAGCTAAAAAAATAGCTAGTATAAAAAATAATGGCCTTAGCTATTATACAGATAATATAAATAATAACCTTAAACAGGTTAAATCTATTGACAGAGGTACTTTTTTAATAGGCTTTGTAAATATGTGGCAAGGTTTATTTGAGGCTATATGTGTAATATTTTTAGTGGAAGAATGCGCCTATTATAAAATATCTGAAGTATTAAAAGATAAAAAAGAATACATAATGAATATATTTTATATTCTAGGTGAATTAGAAGTATTACTATCCATATCTGGATATCAAAAGAACTTAAATGAATCCTATGTAAATCCAATTTTTACAAAAGAAGTTTCCTTAGATATTAAAGAAGGTATCCATCCACTTTTAGATAAACCAATAGCAAATTCTATTTCTATTAAAGATAAAGGGATAGTACTTACAGGTACAAATATGTCCGGTAAATCAACATTTTTAAGGATGCTAGGTATAAACATACTATTATCACAAACCTTTTACTTTGCATTAGCTAAAGAATATAAAGCTTCCTTTTTTAATATAGTATCCTCTATTAGTCCTAACGATGATCTATCAAAGGGAAAAAGTTACTATATGGCTGAAGCAGAAGGAATACTTAGAATAGTTAAAGCTCTAGAAAAAGATTTACCTGTATTCTGCCCTATAGATGAAATATTTAGAGGAACAAATCCTATCGAGAGAATAGCTATGTCAGCAGAAATACTTTCTTATCTTCAAAATGGAAGAACAGTCTCTATTGTAGCTACACATGATAGAGAATTAGTAGATATTTTAAAGGATAGTTACGAGTTTTATTATTTCAGCGAATCCGTTGATAGTAAAAATGGATTAAACTTTGATTATAAGCTAAAGGTTGGAGTTTCTAATACAAGAAATGCCATAAGACTTTTAGAGTATATTGACTATCCAAAGGAAGTAACTGAAAAAGCCTATAAGAGAGCTGAAACTATTAAAGGATTTATTTAA
- the treP gene encoding PTS system trehalose-specific EIIBC component → MSKFSNDVQQLLEYIGGKENISAVTHCATRMRFVLQDTKKADIKNIEKIKSVKGVFTQAGQFQVIVGNEVSTFYNEFVKIAEIDGVSKDQAKVAAKNNMNFMQKLLASLAEIFTPLIPALIVGGLILGFRNIIGDIKLVENGTRTLIQVSQFWQGVHSFLWLIGEAIFFFLPVGITWSISKKMGTTQILGIILGLTLVSPQLLNAYAASSTPIDKIPVWNFGFAKIQMIGYQAQVIPSMLAGFLLAWLEKSVRKIVPEYISMIVVPFLSLVPTVLIAHIVLGPVGWKIGTVIANVVYSSLTSTFGWLFAAVFGFTYAPLVITGLHHMTNTIDLQIMAELGGTNLWPMIALSNIAQGSAVLAMIYLNKNNEEEKQISIPAAISCYLGVTEPAIFGINLKYVFPFLAAMIGSSMAAVISVGSNVMANSIGVGGLPGILSIKPQYMLSFALAMLVAIVVPFILTIVFSKKKKWSKKIQ, encoded by the coding sequence ATGTCTAAGTTTTCAAATGACGTACAGCAATTATTAGAATATATTGGGGGAAAAGAGAATATCTCTGCAGTAACCCATTGTGCAACACGTATGCGTTTTGTACTACAGGATACTAAAAAAGCTGATATTAAAAATATTGAAAAAATTAAATCTGTAAAAGGAGTTTTTACCCAGGCTGGTCAATTTCAAGTTATTGTTGGTAATGAAGTTTCAACATTTTATAATGAATTTGTAAAAATAGCAGAAATAGATGGTGTTAGCAAAGATCAAGCTAAGGTAGCTGCTAAAAATAATATGAATTTTATGCAAAAACTACTGGCTAGTTTAGCAGAAATATTTACACCTCTTATCCCTGCCCTTATAGTTGGAGGTTTAATATTAGGATTCCGTAATATTATTGGAGATATTAAATTAGTTGAAAATGGAACTAGAACTTTAATACAAGTATCACAGTTTTGGCAAGGAGTTCATTCCTTCTTATGGTTAATTGGTGAAGCAATTTTCTTCTTCTTACCTGTCGGAATAACTTGGTCTATTTCTAAAAAGATGGGCACCACACAGATTTTAGGAATAATATTAGGACTTACTTTAGTTTCTCCTCAACTATTGAATGCTTACGCTGCTTCAAGTACTCCTATCGATAAAATTCCAGTTTGGAATTTTGGCTTTGCAAAGATTCAAATGATTGGTTATCAGGCACAGGTTATTCCATCCATGCTAGCCGGTTTTCTTTTAGCCTGGTTAGAGAAATCTGTACGTAAAATTGTACCAGAATATATTTCAATGATTGTAGTCCCTTTTCTTTCCTTAGTACCTACTGTATTAATAGCCCATATTGTTTTAGGTCCAGTAGGTTGGAAAATAGGTACAGTTATAGCAAACGTAGTATATTCAAGTTTAACTTCAACCTTTGGATGGCTCTTTGCAGCGGTGTTTGGATTTACCTATGCACCTTTAGTAATTACAGGATTACATCATATGACAAATACTATTGATTTGCAAATAATGGCCGAACTTGGTGGAACTAATTTATGGCCAATGATTGCCCTATCCAATATAGCTCAGGGCTCTGCTGTTTTAGCAATGATTTATTTAAATAAAAATAATGAAGAAGAAAAACAAATATCTATTCCAGCAGCAATTTCCTGTTATTTAGGGGTAACGGAACCAGCTATATTTGGTATAAACCTAAAGTATGTATTTCCTTTCTTAGCAGCTATGATAGGTTCTTCCATGGCCGCAGTAATATCAGTAGGTTCAAATGTTATGGCTAATTCAATTGGAGTTGGTGGCCTACCAGGTATCTTGTCCATAAAGCCGCAATACATGTTGTCTTTTGCATTAGCAATGTTAGTAGCTATTGTTGTACCATTTATACTTACAATTGTGTTTTCTAAGAAAAAAAAGTGGAGTAAAAAAATACAATAA
- the treC gene encoding alpha,alpha-phosphotrehalase, translating to MKDFKKSVVYQIYPKSFNDTNGDGLGDLKGITVKLDYLKTLGIDYIWLTPFYISPQKDNGYDVADYCNIDPLFGTMEDFDKLIREANKREIDIMLDMVFNHTSTEHKWFKNALSGDKKYKNYYIFKEPKNGQVPTNWDSKFGGSAWEYVKEFNEYYLHLYDATQADLNWENEEVRKEVFDIVNFWIKKGVKGFRFDVINVISKPMEYKDDNMGDGRSFYTDGPNIHNYLKQLNKETFGRHKDIITVGEMSSTTIDNCVKYSNPKEEELSMVFNFHHLKVDYKDGDKWSLMDFDFIKLKNLFNHWQVGMEEGNGWNAVFWCNHDQPRIVSRFGNDKKYHKESAKMLATSIHLLRGTPYIYQGEEIGMTNCYYDTINSYRDVESINFYNILKSEGRTEEETTKILQSKSRDNSRSPMQWDNSTNAGFTIGEPWIEICKNYKSINVESSLKDNNSIFYHYQKLIKLRKEYDIISYGNFELILEEDKSIFAYLRNYKNEKLLIINNFYGNESLFKFPTELKLDEYKNKILISNYKDSPANFIEINLRPYESIVYHLEKKSKKC from the coding sequence ATGAAAGATTTTAAGAAAAGTGTAGTCTATCAAATATACCCAAAATCCTTTAATGATACTAATGGTGATGGATTGGGAGACTTAAAAGGAATTACAGTTAAATTAGATTATTTAAAAACATTAGGTATAGATTATATATGGTTAACTCCTTTTTATATCTCTCCTCAAAAAGACAATGGATATGATGTGGCAGATTATTGTAACATTGATCCCCTATTTGGAACCATGGAAGATTTTGATAAGCTAATTAGAGAAGCAAATAAAAGAGAAATTGATATTATGCTTGATATGGTATTTAATCATACCTCCACAGAACATAAGTGGTTTAAAAACGCTCTAAGTGGCGATAAAAAGTATAAAAATTATTATATTTTTAAAGAACCTAAAAATGGACAGGTTCCTACCAATTGGGACTCCAAGTTCGGTGGTTCTGCCTGGGAATATGTTAAAGAGTTTAATGAATATTACTTACATTTATATGATGCTACCCAAGCGGATCTTAACTGGGAAAATGAAGAAGTTAGAAAAGAAGTTTTTGATATTGTGAATTTTTGGATAAAAAAAGGTGTAAAGGGCTTTCGCTTCGATGTTATTAATGTGATCTCAAAACCAATGGAATATAAGGATGATAATATGGGAGATGGTCGCTCATTTTATACAGATGGTCCTAATATTCATAACTATCTAAAACAGCTAAATAAAGAAACCTTTGGAAGACATAAAGATATAATTACTGTAGGCGAAATGTCCTCTACCACTATAGATAATTGTGTTAAATATTCAAATCCTAAAGAAGAAGAATTATCTATGGTATTTAACTTTCATCATCTAAAAGTAGATTACAAAGACGGTGATAAATGGAGTTTAATGGATTTTGATTTTATAAAATTAAAAAATCTCTTCAATCATTGGCAGGTTGGAATGGAAGAAGGAAACGGTTGGAATGCAGTATTTTGGTGTAACCATGACCAACCTCGTATTGTATCCCGTTTTGGAAATGATAAAAAATACCATAAGGAATCCGCAAAAATGTTAGCTACATCAATACACCTACTTAGAGGAACTCCCTATATTTATCAAGGAGAAGAAATTGGTATGACAAATTGTTATTATGATACAATTAATTCTTATAGGGATGTTGAATCAATTAATTTTTATAATATACTAAAATCTGAAGGTAGAACTGAAGAAGAAACAACTAAAATTCTACAGTCAAAATCCAGAGATAATTCCCGTAGCCCAATGCAATGGGATAACTCAACCAATGCTGGATTTACCATAGGAGAGCCTTGGATAGAGATATGTAAAAATTATAAATCCATTAATGTAGAAAGCTCTTTAAAAGATAATAACTCTATTTTTTATCACTATCAAAAATTAATCAAATTAAGAAAAGAATATGATATTATATCTTATGGAAATTTTGAGTTGATATTAGAAGAAGATAAAAGTATATTTGCTTATTTAAGAAACTACAAAAATGAAAAACTACTTATAATAAATAATTTTTATGGAAATGAATCCTTATTTAAATTCCCTACAGAATTAAAATTAGATGAATATAAAAACAAAATTTTAATTTCTAATTATAAGGATTCCCCTGCAAACTTTATAGAAATTAATTTACGACCTTATGAGTCTATTGTTTATCACCTTGAGAAAAAATCAAAAAAATGTTAA
- the treR gene encoding trehalose operon repressor: MESKYLTIYNEISNKIENNKIQSGEKLSSENEMMKEYNVSRDTIRKALNLLESNGYIQKVKGKGSFVIDINKFDFPVSGLTSFKELSTKMGVESNTLVKELKLMKPDNFLMKQLNLSKNDDVWKVIRVREINNKKIILDKDFFNKKYVPLLTKDICKNSIYEYLENELGLKISFAKKEITVQQATEEDKSYLDFENYNMIVVVKNYIYLDDMSLFQYTESRHRPDRFKFVEFARRK; this comes from the coding sequence ATGGAAAGCAAGTATTTGACTATTTATAATGAGATTTCAAATAAAATAGAAAATAATAAAATTCAATCCGGTGAAAAACTTTCCTCTGAAAATGAGATGATGAAAGAATATAATGTATCTAGAGATACCATAAGAAAGGCATTAAATTTACTAGAAAGTAATGGTTATATTCAAAAAGTAAAGGGTAAAGGTTCCTTTGTTATAGATATTAATAAATTTGATTTTCCTGTTTCAGGACTTACAAGTTTTAAAGAATTATCTACTAAAATGGGCGTAGAATCTAATACCCTAGTTAAAGAATTAAAGCTAATGAAACCAGATAACTTTTTAATGAAGCAACTAAACCTATCAAAAAATGATGACGTGTGGAAAGTTATAAGAGTAAGAGAAATAAACAATAAAAAAATCATCTTAGATAAAGACTTTTTTAATAAGAAATATGTACCTTTATTAACTAAGGATATTTGTAAAAACTCTATATATGAATATCTTGAAAATGAACTTGGCCTTAAAATTAGCTTTGCCAAAAAGGAAATTACAGTGCAGCAAGCTACTGAGGAGGACAAATCATATTTAGATTTTGAAAACTATAATATGATAGTAGTGGTAAAAAACTATATATATCTAGATGATATGAGTCTATTTCAATACACTGAATCTAGACATAGACCAGATAGATTTAAATTTGTAGAATTTGCACGAAGAAAATAA